The sequence CACAAAAGGCGGCCCAGGAGTTCGGCTTTCCGGTAATAATCAAGCCGCGTTTTGAAGGTTCAAGCGTTGGCGTGCATATCGTTCATGATGAGCTTGCACTGCTTGAGCAGACCCGGCGCGTTCAGGCCGAGTTCGGTGACGTGCTTCTTGAGGAGTTTATATCAGGTATGACTGGAACGGCAGGTATCCTTGGAGACCAGGCGCTGCCTCTGCTAGAGCTTGTCCCCAAGACCCAGGAATTCTACGACTACCAGGCCAAATACACCAAAGGTGCTACCGAGTTCATCTGTCCTGCACGCATGGACCCAGAGCGGACCAAGCGCACCCAGGAGTTGGCTTTACGTGCCTTCCGCTCCATAGACGCCCGTCACTTCGGCAGGGTAGACTTCATGCTGGCAGAAAACTCTCAACCCTACTTGCTTGAGGTCAACACCATTCCAGGGTTGACCGATTTGAGTGATCTACCGGCTGCAGCAAATGTTCTCGGCATCTCATACGATGAGCTTATACTCCGCATAGCGCTCATGGCTCTTGGGGAGCAGTGAGATTCATCGCCTCCATAATCCTTCTCGCATCCACCATGGTAGGTACATCCTATGTTGTGCATACAGAGAAGTCCTATCTTCTGGATAAGACTGATCTCAGAATTATTACCTGTGATGGCTCAAGCCGCGTACCGCTTTTTGGAACCCCGGTTACTATTTTGCTAGGATCGCGTCCTTATGTTCTTACTTCCCAGGCGCTTTTTGCCGTAGATCCAGCTAACGAGCAGGTATCGGCGGTCTTCCGACTGGACAGGGCATACAGCAGCGCTGTGATCGGCACGGACGACCGAATCTACCTTCTTGGTGCAGATGCGTTAAGCGTGGTGCAAGGCTCGGCTGCAAAGATGAGTTTGCTTTATACCTATGGGCTGCCTCGATTGGCCAGCTCTATGTTCTTGCTGCCCTCAGGCGAGTTGCTCTTTATTCCCTCACAGGGGCTTAATTCGTTCACCTACAATCCAAATACCAAGAAGATTATTGATGTGAAGCTGCCCTGGATACCGCGCTATCCATTGCTCATCGGTTCAACCCTTGTCGATCGTAATTCCTTAGGGCTTTGGTTTTTCTCACCTTCGACAAGGAAATCTGCATCCCTCAATCTAGGCTCAGAACCCACACGCGTCAGCGCCTGGCAGGGCAAGGTGCTTGCCGCCACTTCCTCAGAACTTATTCTTGCCGATCCAGCATCTTCAACCCTCCTCGCACGAACGCAGATTGCCGACATCAGGAAACTCTCCACGATAGATTCGGAGAGCTTTGCAACCGTGCTTGCCGGTAACAATCTGATCACCGTTAGTCTGCCCTCACTGGTTCCCGCGGATACCTTCAATGCTTCTTGCCCCCGTAACACCCACTCCCGTAACACACACTCTTCCGCCTATCCGTTTATGGGTAAGCCTTTATTCGTGTGCGGCGACAGGCTGGCCCTTCCAGGTGTAAGTGAACAAACGCAAGCCTACCTCGTTCAGCCGGTGAGGAGTTTTGAAGGTCAGGCTTTCTCTCTTCAGGTAGGAGCCTTCTCCAATCCCGCCAGCTTCGGCCCTCTCATGGAGAACCTGGCGCGCCAGGGACTACCTTACTACTTTGTCAAGGAAGGTGGATTGACCAAGTTCAGGGTAGGGTTCTTCAGAACCCGTGCCGAGGCCGACCGATTCAGATCGTTCCTCCAAGACTACGGAGCCTGGGTGATTGCCGAACACTCCACACGTCAGCTTACCCACTCACTCCACGACCTTAACCGTGACCGTCGCCCTGACGGGATAGTGGCCAAAGCGGACAGCGTGCTCGTCTCTACCTTAAGCCAGAGAACCTGGATAGAAGTTCTTAAGGCATCAAAGCTTCCGGCCACAGTCAATGACGTTTACCTGAAAGGCAACAAAGCTTATGCCGAGCTTGATGGGATCGGTCTGCGGGAGCTGGTTCTGCCCGACTCCATCCAGTAGTTTCGTCCTACCTTTAATCAGTCTGTGGATCTCTGATATCTTAGGGATCGAGGTGTTAAAAGTACATCCCTGCAGATAGCTCGAAGGAGTTTGTAAGCCCGCGTTCGTCAGGGTAGAGGTTGCCTTCGTACTCCAGCCGCATGGAAAGTCCTTTGCCGATTGAGCGCTCCGCACCCGCGGTCCACGCAGGATGCAGACCCGGTGGGTCGTCGCGTGATATAAGGTAGGGGAGCTCAGCAATATTTGGCTGGCGCTGAGTCAATAGCACGCCTGCGGTCAACTTCAGGTCTTCAAAGCGTTTTTCAAGATTGGTCCCAACCCATGCACGTCGTATGATAATTTCCCCTAGTTCAGGATAGTAAAAAGGTTCTTCTGCGGTGAGCGTGCCGAAGCCTATCTGCGGTTCGATCCGCAGCCAGAGGTCGATAATTGGTGCAAGGCTTGCCGATACCTCCTCGCGTGAACGCAGCGGTTGCTGGCCTCTGTGCCGCTCCTCGGTATCGTAGGAACCTTCGAGCCTTACAAGATAGTCTGGATGCACGCGTGAGCGCAGCTCGATACGGCCACCCCAGCCTGCAAGGGTTTCGTCGGTCCCGCCCCATGAGGGGAAACGCTGATTGCGATAGCTGGGTTCAAGGATAACGTTGAGAATCGTTTCCCTGGGGAGGAGCGTGATCCTTCCAGATGCGATAAGGGAGTTCGATATAGGCAATTCCTGGTAAGTCACAGCGCTCCAGAGCCTTATTAGATTAAAGTTGAGGTCTGTGCCGAGATT is a genomic window of candidate division TA06 bacterium B3_TA06 containing:
- a CDS encoding D-alanine--D-alanine ligase; protein product: MVDKSLVESLKGKRVVVCSGGWSSEREISLLSGRNVFEALRRQGIEAVSFDLTSPDDLPKLLKEKPDVIFIALHGKAGEDGSFQGFCEVAGIPYTGSGVAASAIGMDKWVSKWIFARNDIPTPRFVPLPGDTDHVPAAQKAAQEFGFPVIIKPRFEGSSVGVHIVHDELALLEQTRRVQAEFGDVLLEEFISGMTGTAGILGDQALPLLELVPKTQEFYDYQAKYTKGATEFICPARMDPERTKRTQELALRAFRSIDARHFGRVDFMLAENSQPYLLEVNTIPGLTDLSDLPAAANVLGISYDELILRIALMALGEQ